The Pontibacter sp. SGAir0037 DNA segment CTTGGTGGCTTAACAAAAGAGCAGGCTAGGGCTAAATTAGTTGCAGAGATCAGTAAGCATGTGAAGGACCCTATCATAAACATACGCCATATGAACTTTAGAGTAACTGTAGTTGGGGAAGTGTTGCGGCCTTCTACTTTTACAATTCCAACCGAAAAGATAAATATTTTAGAAGCCCTGGGTATGGCAGGCGATATGACCCCTTTTGGAAAGAGAGAAAATGTGTTGATTATAAGGGAAGAAGAAGGAGCAAGAACGATGGCAAGGTTAAATTTGAATAATAAAGAGGTATTAAATTCGCCATACTTTTATCTACAGCAGAACGATGTGATATATGTAGAGCCTGATAAAAAGAAGGAAATACAGGCAAGCACGGATACACGCTTTTATGCTATCATAGGATCGTTAGCTTCTGTATTGATAGTAGTTGCAACAAGGTTATTTTAATTTAAAGTGGGAATGAACGAAAGAGATGTTTTTCAGTTTCAATCTGAAGAGTCAGAGCAAATTGATTTTAAGAAGATCTTGCTAAAGTATTTAAGAGTATGGTACCTATTCGTAATAGGGGTTGTTGTTTGTATAGCCGGAGCTTTCATTTATTTAAGATATTCAACTCCTAAATATAAAATAACCAGCACTATCTTAATTAAGGATGATAAAAAGGGGGGAGACTTGTTAAGTAACCCTTTATTAAGCGATTTGGACCTATTTAATTCAACAAAAAACGTTGATAATGAGGTAGAGGTGCTTAAGTCTAAGGGTTTGATGCAAAG contains these protein-coding regions:
- a CDS encoding polysaccharide biosynthesis/export family protein — translated: MQEQAEYKEAINNRSESKIQPDDLLSITVTSLNAESNALFNRGVLLPTGAAATNLNLNQNNMQNQEGYLVDREGNISFPVLGSIKLGGLTKEQARAKLVAEISKHVKDPIINIRHMNFRVTVVGEVLRPSTFTIPTEKINILEALGMAGDMTPFGKRENVLIIREEEGARTMARLNLNNKEVLNSPYFYLQQNDVIYVEPDKKKEIQASTDTRFYAIIGSLASVLIVVATRLF